The Lewinellaceae bacterium genome includes a region encoding these proteins:
- a CDS encoding DUF4293 domain-containing protein — protein sequence MIQRIQSVFLLLATGSAFGLFGLPFAKTDVAVAGSSLFSDQIYNILDDTVVLALFCAAGILAFLAIFLFKNRNLQSRLALLSILVMLGGIGWAIYQFSLDAAAKGAEVIHYSAGITLPFLGIIFAALAARFIKKDDKLVKSMDRLR from the coding sequence ATGATCCAAAGAATTCAATCTGTTTTTTTGCTGCTGGCGACAGGATCGGCATTTGGCCTGTTTGGGTTGCCTTTTGCGAAGACTGACGTGGCAGTGGCCGGTTCATCATTATTCAGTGACCAAATTTACAACATTCTGGACGATACCGTGGTACTTGCATTGTTTTGTGCGGCGGGAATCCTTGCATTTTTGGCTATTTTTCTTTTTAAAAATCGTAATTTACAAAGCAGGCTTGCCCTACTTTCCATTTTGGTCATGTTAGGCGGAATTGGCTGGGCCATTTACCAATTCTCTCTGGATGCTGCTGCAAAGGGTGCTGAAGTTATTCATTATTCTGCAGGCATAACACTTCCTTTTCTGGGAATTATTTTTGCTGCGCTTGCCGCTCGATTCATTAAAAAAGACGATAAGCTCGTAAAGTCGATGGATCGTTTGCGTTGA
- a CDS encoding biopolymer transporter ExbD, translating into MPKFSKKRGKTSPAISTASLPDIIFMLLFFFMVTTVMRNAELKVQVNTPQATQLDKLEEKSLVNYLYIGKPTVQFEKVYGTKPRLQLGDKISEIHDIPLFLEKHKIKVPERSHGKITSSLRVDGKVTMGIVQDVKTQLRRSGQLIINYSAKKRAY; encoded by the coding sequence ATGCCAAAATTTTCTAAAAAAAGAGGTAAAACATCTCCTGCAATCTCTACGGCCTCATTGCCGGATATTATCTTCATGTTGCTTTTCTTCTTTATGGTAACTACCGTAATGAGAAACGCCGAATTGAAGGTTCAGGTCAATACACCACAGGCAACTCAGTTGGACAAACTCGAGGAAAAATCTCTGGTTAATTATCTGTATATCGGTAAACCTACCGTGCAATTTGAGAAGGTTTATGGTACTAAACCCAGGTTGCAATTAGGGGATAAAATTTCCGAAATCCATGATATTCCGCTTTTTCTTGAAAAACACAAAATTAAAGTTCCTGAAAGAAGCCATGGAAAAATCACTTCTTCCCTGCGTGTTGACGGAAAAGTGACTATGGGTATTGTTCAGGACGTGAAAACGCAGTTGAGAAGATCTGGACAGTTGATCATAAACTACTCTGCTAAAAAGCGTGCTTATTAA
- a CDS encoding biopolymer transporter ExbD produces MSKSSRTRMTNEVNAGSMADIAFLLLIFFLVTTTIAEDKGIRVKLPPWSEEEPDITQLKKRNVYSVLVNAQNQLLVRGEPMSITNLRRNAKEFISNPLQREDLAEKPTRAIISLKNDRGTNYKTYLEVYNELKGAYDELWDELSMRKYNIHYSEDLDQAKKKAIKAEIPMVLSEAEPTAFGEE; encoded by the coding sequence ATGAGTAAATCCAGTAGAACCAGGATGACTAATGAGGTGAATGCCGGCTCTATGGCGGACATTGCCTTTCTGTTGCTCATCTTTTTTCTTGTAACTACCACCATAGCGGAGGACAAGGGAATCAGGGTGAAGTTGCCTCCCTGGTCAGAGGAAGAGCCCGATATTACACAGTTGAAAAAACGGAACGTTTATTCTGTGTTGGTGAATGCTCAGAATCAGTTGCTTGTCAGAGGTGAACCGATGAGTATCACCAATTTGAGACGTAATGCAAAGGAGTTTATTTCTAATCCACTCCAGCGTGAAGATTTGGCCGAAAAGCCGACACGTGCCATTATTTCTCTCAAAAATGACAGGGGGACCAATTACAAAACTTATCTCGAAGTGTACAATGAGCTAAAAGGAGCTTATGATGAACTTTGGGATGAACTTAGTATGAGGAAGTACAACATTCATTATAGTGAAGATCTGGATCAGGCCAAGAAAAAAGCCATTAAGGCTGAAATCCCGATGGTGCTTTCAGAGGCTGAACCTACTGCATTTGGTGAAGAATAA